A genomic stretch from Sporocytophaga myxococcoides includes:
- a CDS encoding GAF domain-containing protein: protein MKNFPFILINKKFLDSLLKRNADNEFDIQSAAKFVKEIEQGNLDVLYEGEENTNQNVQNTLAFSLISMRDQMKRIAQQEKEIKWITEGLAMFVEILRSNHNLSELSDNIIRILVKYLGANQGALFIIHDEDPEDIHLRLASCYDYDRKKFFDQRINPGEGLSGQVLLEGASLYISEIPQDYIKITSGLGEARPTNILIVPLAVNNQVLGVVEIASFKKMLPYQIEFVEKLSESIASTIASVKVNEQTRNLLRETQMQAEHMRTQEEEMRQNMEELATTQEEMVRNQKLTEEILERERELSIEAEKNREMLSKLMMIAKSKNIQDGNLEGSLKEITIVLVDVLQINQASIWSYDERTGKIHLENLFMHSKMEYVSGQELSVNEFPIYLKLLEKGQSIVIDNTHETNAITDFHKRHAEFSITKSLLEVPFFINEKLAGIIRCENHLNVKKWKTLHLEFVKSVSDIIPIAYKTAESRTLLGESQIQAAHLKAQEEELRQSMEELASSQEEMRKSMIQLEAMKAELQVRENVFGLTTIMSESDQYGNILMANVKLCEVSKYSKEELIGKAHNIFRHPDMPKELFKLFWETIKAGKVFRGIIKNKAKDGSHYWVDATIVPVLDSNGLIIKYIGARYHITSDRIGVELYNSQARTLGLALINSDF from the coding sequence ATGAAAAATTTTCCTTTTATTCTGATTAATAAGAAATTTCTGGATAGCCTGTTAAAGAGGAATGCTGATAATGAATTTGACATACAATCGGCAGCAAAATTTGTTAAGGAAATAGAGCAGGGTAATCTTGATGTTCTGTATGAAGGAGAAGAGAATACTAATCAGAATGTTCAAAATACCCTTGCATTTTCGCTGATAAGCATGCGGGATCAAATGAAGCGGATAGCACAGCAGGAAAAAGAAATAAAATGGATTACGGAAGGTCTGGCAATGTTTGTTGAAATTCTGCGATCCAATCACAACCTTTCCGAACTGTCAGATAATATCATCAGGATCCTTGTTAAATACCTGGGAGCCAATCAGGGGGCTTTATTTATAATACATGATGAGGATCCGGAAGATATTCATCTTCGATTAGCATCATGTTATGACTATGACAGAAAGAAATTTTTTGACCAGAGAATTAACCCTGGGGAAGGACTTTCTGGTCAGGTCCTGCTAGAAGGTGCCAGCTTATATATATCGGAGATACCACAAGATTATATAAAAATTACTTCTGGCTTGGGAGAAGCCCGGCCTACCAATATATTGATTGTTCCGCTTGCTGTAAATAATCAGGTATTAGGTGTTGTGGAAATTGCTTCATTTAAAAAGATGTTACCTTACCAGATTGAGTTTGTTGAAAAATTGAGTGAAAGTATCGCATCGACCATTGCATCTGTCAAAGTCAATGAACAGACAAGAAATTTGCTGCGTGAAACTCAAATGCAGGCAGAGCATATGCGCACTCAGGAGGAAGAAATGAGGCAGAATATGGAGGAGCTGGCCACCACACAGGAAGAGATGGTACGCAATCAGAAGTTGACTGAAGAGATATTAGAAAGAGAAAGGGAGCTTTCCATCGAAGCTGAAAAAAACAGAGAAATGCTCTCTAAATTGATGATGATTGCCAAAAGCAAAAATATACAGGATGGAAACCTCGAAGGTTCTTTAAAGGAAATCACCATTGTTTTGGTTGATGTACTTCAGATCAATCAGGCTTCAATTTGGAGTTATGATGAAAGAACAGGTAAGATTCATCTGGAAAACTTATTTATGCATAGTAAAATGGAATATGTATCCGGACAGGAACTTTCTGTAAACGAATTTCCAATATACCTGAAATTATTGGAAAAGGGTCAATCTATAGTGATAGATAATACTCATGAAACGAATGCAATTACAGATTTCCATAAAAGACATGCTGAGTTTTCCATAACCAAATCATTATTGGAGGTACCCTTTTTTATAAATGAAAAGCTAGCCGGAATTATCAGGTGTGAAAATCATCTTAATGTAAAAAAGTGGAAAACCCTGCACCTTGAGTTTGTAAAGTCTGTCAGTGATATAATACCAATTGCTTATAAAACTGCAGAATCGAGGACTTTGCTTGGAGAATCACAAATCCAGGCAGCACATCTTAAAGCTCAGGAAGAAGAGCTTAGACAGAGTATGGAGGAGCTGGCAAGCTCTCAGGAAGAAATGAGAAAGAGCATGATTCAGCTTGAAGCAATGAAAGCCGAACTTCAGGTTCGGGAAAATGTATTTGGTCTCACTACAATTATGTCTGAATCTGATCAATATGGAAACATCCTAATGGCAAATGTAAAGCTTTGTGAGGTGTCAAAATATTCTAAAGAAGAACTGATAGGTAAGGCACATAATATATTCAGGCATCCGGATATGCCTAAGGAGCTTTTTAAGTTGTTCTGGGAAACGATAAAGGCAGGAAAGGTTTTCAGAGGAATTATCAAAAACAAAGCAAAAGATGGTAGTCATTACTGGGTAGATGCCACTATTGTACCAGTATTGGATAGTAACGGGTTGATCATTAAATATATAGGCGCCAGATATCACATTACAAGTGATAGAATTGGAGTAGAGTTATATAATAGTCAAGCGAGGACATTGGGATTAGCTTTAATAAACTCAGATTTCTAA